The proteins below come from a single Streptomyces sp. SCSIO 75703 genomic window:
- a CDS encoding methylaspartate mutase, with protein MRPGARLSRRPAEGARPVDFGAFVRARRRSGELVVQPRMGFSDPGTMRAGLAATRAANAATVGTLTLDSYTRIGELGSVKDALRAGTDLNGYPIVSYDPAVTGQVLAGIRDETFPVQVRHGSAVPHDIFTALRRTLINATEGGPVSYCLPYGRTPLDESVRNWVRCTEDFALLRESGVEPHLETFGGCMLGQLCPPSQLVAISVLEALFFCQHGMRSVSLSYAQQTHPEQDREAVAALRRLCGELLPTPNWHVVIYAYMGVYPTTEEGAYLLLDQATRLAVDSGSERLIVKTVAESRRIPTVAENVAALESAARTARSGPPAGAVPAEADSQTYLEARALVEGVLELAPDIGRALGLAFRQGVLDIPYCLHPDNHGRARSYIDGDGRLRWAGIGRLPLGGLVDRAPAREVTSAGLLADLSYVQRAFDQRARGAGQAPDPDGAGIGPAGYRAFPSGGRQKRS; from the coding sequence GTGAGACCGGGCGCGCGCCTGTCCCGGCGGCCGGCCGAGGGGGCGCGCCCGGTGGACTTCGGAGCCTTCGTACGAGCCCGACGCCGGTCAGGGGAGCTGGTGGTGCAACCCCGCATGGGGTTCAGCGACCCCGGCACCATGCGCGCCGGGCTGGCCGCCACCCGTGCCGCCAACGCCGCGACGGTCGGCACCCTGACCCTCGACAGCTACACCCGGATCGGTGAACTCGGCTCCGTAAAGGACGCGTTGCGCGCCGGGACCGATCTCAACGGCTACCCCATCGTCAGCTACGACCCGGCCGTGACCGGGCAGGTGCTGGCCGGCATCCGGGACGAGACGTTCCCGGTGCAGGTCCGTCACGGATCGGCCGTCCCCCACGACATCTTCACCGCGCTGCGCAGGACGCTGATCAACGCCACCGAGGGCGGCCCCGTCTCGTACTGCCTCCCCTACGGACGTACTCCGCTGGACGAGTCCGTACGGAACTGGGTGCGCTGCACCGAGGATTTCGCCCTGCTGCGGGAATCCGGTGTGGAACCGCATCTGGAGACATTCGGCGGATGCATGCTCGGCCAATTGTGCCCACCGAGCCAACTGGTGGCGATCAGCGTCCTCGAAGCGCTGTTCTTCTGTCAGCACGGAATGCGCAGCGTCTCGCTCAGCTACGCCCAGCAGACCCACCCGGAGCAGGACCGGGAAGCGGTCGCGGCGCTGCGGCGGCTGTGCGGCGAGTTGCTTCCCACGCCCAACTGGCACGTGGTCATCTACGCCTACATGGGCGTCTACCCGACCACGGAGGAAGGCGCCTACCTGCTGCTCGACCAGGCGACCCGCCTCGCGGTGGACTCCGGCTCGGAGCGGCTCATCGTCAAGACGGTGGCGGAGTCCCGCCGGATCCCGACCGTCGCGGAGAACGTCGCCGCGCTGGAGTCGGCGGCCCGGACCGCCCGCAGCGGCCCACCCGCCGGCGCGGTCCCCGCCGAAGCCGACTCGCAGACGTACCTGGAGGCCAGGGCGCTGGTCGAGGGCGTACTCGAACTGGCCCCGGACATCGGACGCGCTCTCGGGCTCGCCTTCAGACAGGGCGTCCTGGACATCCCCTACTGTCTCCACCCGGACAACCACGGCCGGGCCCGCAGCTACATCGACGGCGACGGGAGACTGCGCTGGGCCGGCATCGGGCGGCTGCCCCTGGGCGGGCTCGTGGACCGGGCCCCTGCCCGGGAGGTCACCTCGGCGGGGCTGCTCGCCGATCTCTCCTACGTACAGAGGGCGTTCGACCAGCGGGCGAGGGGAGCCGGGCAGGCCCCGGACCCCGACGGTGCGGGCATCGGCCCGGCCGGATACCGGGCGTTTCCGTCCGGCGGACGGCAGAAGAGGTCTTAG
- a CDS encoding decarboxylase, whose product MSRYKALAERFGTPLYVYDLDEIDAARQQLLDALPEEFTLFYALKANPHPGLVRALREGEGRPCRPEISSTGELESALAAGFDGADCLYTGPGKTAGELDEAIRRGVRLFSTDSVSDVRHVADAALAHGVSADCLLRVNSATASATSSIRMTGTPSQFGFDSETLADILPELRTVDGVRVAGMHFFPLSNAKDEDSLVGEFRHTIELAARLQRELDLPLRFLDIGGGFAVPYAVPGSRGSYPGLRGELADALDTHFPRWRTDGPEVACESGRYLVGASGTLVASVSNIKVSRGRRFVILDAGINTFGGMSGLGRLLPVAVGPETGECVESATLVGPLCTPGDILGREIDVPALAPGDLVTIPNAGAYGPTASLLMFLGRPAPVEVVVRGDTVLSVSRIEHSRSYAAVDEPSARTVTGAAE is encoded by the coding sequence ATGAGCCGCTACAAGGCACTGGCCGAACGCTTCGGCACACCGCTGTACGTCTACGACCTGGACGAGATCGACGCGGCCAGACAGCAGCTTCTCGACGCGCTGCCCGAGGAGTTCACCCTCTTCTACGCCCTCAAGGCCAACCCCCATCCCGGCCTCGTCCGGGCGCTGCGGGAGGGCGAGGGCCGCCCCTGCCGGCCCGAGATCAGCTCCACCGGCGAGCTGGAGTCCGCCCTCGCCGCGGGCTTCGACGGCGCCGACTGCCTCTACACCGGCCCCGGCAAGACCGCCGGTGAACTGGACGAGGCGATCCGCCGGGGCGTCCGCCTCTTCTCCACCGACTCCGTCTCCGACGTCCGCCATGTCGCCGACGCCGCCCTGGCGCACGGTGTGAGCGCCGACTGCCTGCTGCGCGTCAACAGCGCCACGGCCAGCGCCACCAGCAGCATCCGGATGACCGGCACGCCCTCGCAGTTCGGCTTCGACAGCGAGACGCTGGCCGACATCCTGCCCGAACTGCGGACGGTGGACGGTGTCCGCGTCGCCGGGATGCACTTCTTCCCGCTGAGCAACGCCAAGGACGAGGACAGCCTGGTCGGCGAGTTCCGGCACACCATCGAGCTGGCCGCCCGCCTCCAGCGCGAACTGGACCTCCCCCTGCGCTTCCTCGACATCGGCGGCGGCTTCGCGGTGCCGTACGCCGTGCCCGGCAGCCGGGGCTCGTACCCCGGACTGCGCGGCGAACTCGCGGACGCACTGGACACCCACTTCCCGCGGTGGCGCACCGACGGCCCCGAGGTGGCCTGCGAGTCGGGCCGCTACCTCGTCGGAGCGAGCGGCACCCTGGTCGCCTCCGTCAGCAACATCAAGGTCAGCCGGGGCCGCAGGTTCGTCATCCTCGACGCGGGCATCAACACCTTCGGCGGTATGTCCGGCCTCGGCCGCCTGCTGCCGGTCGCCGTCGGCCCCGAAACGGGGGAGTGCGTCGAATCGGCCACCCTGGTGGGCCCGTTGTGCACCCCCGGTGACATCCTCGGCCGCGAGATCGACGTGCCCGCGCTCGCCCCCGGCGACCTGGTGACGATTCCCAACGCCGGAGCGTACGGGCCGACCGCCAGCCTGCTGATGTTCCTGGGGCGCCCGGCCCCCGTCGAGGTCGTGGTCCGGGGCGACACGGTGCTGTCCGTCTCCCGGATCGAGCACAGCCGCAGCTACGCGGCCGTGGACGAACCGTCCGCCCGCACCGTCACGGGAGCAGCCGAATGA
- a CDS encoding cytochrome P450 gives MSDIADACPRSQPRPFPLERTGCPLDPAPEYAVLRETEPVSRVKLKFNGREAWLLTRYEDVRQMLVDPRFSSNMADPGYPLQFAFPMELLGKVKPALLHMDPPEHTTHRMMLMPELSVKRVEAMRPRTQEIVDECIDKMLAQGGPVDLVSMLSMPVPSIGMCELVGVPNESSDLFTRWVTLLVTQGSAEEHASANAEVETLLYQLIAERQKNPGDDLISSLLERNAQKEELEPSDISALVRAMIAAGHESTVNGITIGALVLLQHPEQADWLREHPELSGQAVDELSRYSSISDHGTVRVALEDAEIGGQLIRKGEGVICSLSASNHDPAVFKNPNTLDLTRREARLNVAFGFGRHQCAGQMLVRMQLQVVFTTLLRRIPGLRLDAALDELPFKANALIDGVHELPVTW, from the coding sequence GTGTCCGACATCGCCGACGCCTGCCCCCGCTCCCAGCCCCGCCCCTTCCCCCTGGAACGCACCGGCTGCCCCCTGGACCCCGCGCCGGAGTACGCGGTCCTGCGGGAGACCGAGCCCGTCTCCCGGGTCAAGCTCAAGTTCAACGGCCGTGAGGCGTGGCTCCTCACCCGCTACGAGGACGTCCGGCAGATGCTGGTCGACCCCCGGTTCAGCTCCAACATGGCCGACCCCGGCTACCCGCTCCAGTTCGCCTTCCCCATGGAACTCCTCGGCAAGGTGAAGCCCGCCCTGCTGCACATGGACCCGCCGGAGCACACCACGCACCGCATGATGCTGATGCCGGAGCTCAGCGTGAAGCGCGTCGAGGCGATGCGGCCGCGCACCCAGGAGATCGTCGACGAGTGCATCGACAAGATGCTGGCCCAGGGCGGCCCGGTCGACCTGGTCTCCATGCTGTCGATGCCCGTGCCGTCCATCGGCATGTGCGAGCTGGTGGGTGTCCCGAACGAGTCGAGTGACCTGTTCACCCGCTGGGTCACCCTCCTGGTCACCCAGGGCAGCGCCGAGGAACACGCCTCGGCCAACGCCGAGGTCGAGACGCTGCTCTACCAGCTCATCGCCGAACGCCAGAAGAACCCCGGCGACGACCTGATCAGCAGCCTGCTGGAGCGCAACGCGCAGAAGGAGGAGCTGGAGCCGTCCGACATCAGCGCCCTGGTCCGGGCCATGATCGCGGCCGGTCACGAGAGCACCGTCAACGGCATCACCATCGGCGCGCTCGTCCTCCTCCAGCACCCCGAGCAGGCCGACTGGCTCCGAGAGCACCCCGAGCTGTCGGGCCAGGCCGTCGACGAACTGTCGCGCTACTCCAGCATCTCCGACCACGGTACGGTCCGGGTCGCGCTGGAGGACGCCGAGATCGGCGGCCAGCTCATCCGCAAGGGCGAGGGGGTCATCTGCTCGCTGTCGGCGTCCAACCACGACCCGGCGGTGTTCAAGAACCCCAACACCCTGGACCTGACCCGCCGCGAGGCACGCCTCAACGTCGCCTTCGGTTTCGGACGCCACCAGTGCGCCGGCCAGATGCTCGTACGCATGCAGCTCCAGGTCGTCTTCACGACCCTGCTGCGCCGCATCCCCGGACTGCGTCTCGACGCGGCCCTGGACGAACTGCCCTTCAAGGCCAACGCCCTCATCGACGGCGTCCACGAACTGCCGGTGACCTGGTAA
- a CDS encoding AMP-binding protein, translating to MENQNTTYAPTAHGNGATVHSLLDDATADTPEGLCLHDSAGEVTYRRMAELSHGFAAWLARQGAARGDRLVVQLPSRRELVAMVYGASRLGVILVPLNPAMKEYHLRSVIEDAEPSLVIGDGPTTEVLGRATGLTVHDLQAIWPHVEEAAGRPAPRPADISADDIAFLVYTSGSTAAPKAVVCPHAQVVFASRAIQEVLAYRPDDVVFCRFPISWDYGLYKVLLACLGRSRLVLDGGESDLVLLRRMRETGTTVVPIVPSLATMIGSLARRDTQDPPPVRMFTNTGAALPAHAVTALREAFPGARVVRQFGQTECKRVTIMPPGQEHERPHSVGLPLPGTTVLILDAEGRPLPAGETGEIVAVGPHVMPGYWRRPELSARTFRRDPATGALRLHTGDYGRLDEDGYLYFEGRRDDMFKRKGIRMSTVEIEAAAMDIPGVRTATALPPTETHDLIVFAETELAPHTVLKELAERLEPAKVPALCRVLGELPLSLHGKNARQVLAEMIDGEER from the coding sequence GTGGAGAATCAGAACACGACGTACGCGCCGACGGCGCACGGGAACGGCGCGACGGTCCATTCCCTGCTCGACGACGCGACCGCCGACACCCCGGAAGGGCTGTGCCTGCACGACTCCGCCGGCGAGGTGACCTACCGGCGGATGGCCGAGCTCAGCCACGGGTTCGCCGCCTGGCTCGCCCGGCAGGGCGCCGCTCGCGGCGACCGGCTGGTCGTCCAGCTCCCCAGCAGACGCGAGCTGGTGGCCATGGTCTACGGGGCCTCCCGCCTCGGCGTGATCCTGGTGCCGCTCAACCCGGCGATGAAGGAGTACCACCTCCGCTCCGTCATCGAGGACGCCGAACCCTCCCTGGTCATCGGCGACGGCCCCACCACCGAGGTCCTCGGCCGGGCCACCGGCCTGACCGTGCACGACCTCCAGGCGATCTGGCCCCACGTCGAGGAGGCGGCCGGCCGCCCCGCCCCGCGGCCCGCCGACATCAGCGCCGACGACATCGCGTTCCTCGTCTACACCTCCGGCAGCACCGCCGCCCCCAAGGCCGTCGTGTGCCCGCACGCGCAGGTGGTCTTCGCCTCCCGCGCCATCCAGGAGGTGCTGGCCTACCGCCCGGACGACGTCGTCTTCTGCCGCTTCCCGATCTCCTGGGACTACGGCCTGTACAAGGTGCTGCTCGCCTGCCTGGGCCGTTCCCGACTGGTCCTGGACGGCGGCGAGTCCGACCTCGTCCTGCTGCGGCGCATGCGCGAGACCGGCACCACCGTGGTGCCCATCGTCCCCTCACTGGCCACGATGATCGGCTCCCTCGCCCGGCGCGACACCCAGGACCCGCCCCCGGTGAGGATGTTCACCAACACCGGCGCCGCCCTGCCCGCCCACGCGGTCACCGCGCTGCGCGAGGCGTTCCCCGGCGCGCGGGTGGTCCGCCAGTTCGGGCAGACCGAGTGCAAGCGCGTCACCATCATGCCGCCCGGGCAGGAGCACGAGCGTCCCCACTCGGTGGGCCTGCCGCTGCCCGGTACCACGGTCCTGATCCTCGACGCCGAGGGCCGCCCCCTCCCGGCCGGCGAGACCGGCGAGATCGTGGCCGTGGGACCGCACGTCATGCCCGGCTACTGGCGCCGCCCCGAACTGAGCGCGCGCACCTTCCGCCGCGACCCCGCCACCGGGGCCCTCCGGCTCCACACGGGCGACTACGGCCGGCTCGACGAGGACGGCTACCTCTACTTCGAGGGCCGTCGCGACGACATGTTCAAGCGCAAGGGCATCCGGATGAGCACGGTCGAGATCGAGGCCGCCGCCATGGACATCCCCGGTGTGCGCACCGCCACCGCGTTGCCGCCCACCGAAACCCACGACCTGATCGTCTTCGCCGAGACCGAACTCGCCCCGCACACCGTCCTGAAGGAGCTGGCCGAGCGCCTCGAGCCGGCCAAGGTGCCCGCCCTGTGCCGGGTCCTGGGCGAACTGCCGCTGAGCCTGCACGGGAAGAACGCCCGGCAGGTCCTGGCCGAGATGATCGACGGGGAAGAGAGATGA
- a CDS encoding cobalamin-dependent protein (Presence of a B(12) (cobalamin)-binding domain implies dependence on cobalamin itself, in one of its several forms, or in some unusual lineages, dependence on a cobalamin-like analog.) — translation MSADLSHRPTGAVRPVDGRRGTVVVTTVASDSHTWNLVFLQLLVEELGYEVINLGPCVPDRVLVDVCREVGPDLVAISSVNGHGHQDGQRVIGALRACAELAATPVVIGGKLGVAGQQSDAAIDELLTAGFDAVFDDASTATRAFSRFVGALPTGRRSPQRTEVVA, via the coding sequence ATGAGCGCCGACCTCAGCCACCGCCCCACGGGCGCCGTGCGCCCGGTCGACGGCCGGCGCGGCACCGTCGTCGTCACGACCGTGGCCTCCGACTCCCACACCTGGAACCTCGTCTTCCTCCAACTGCTCGTCGAGGAACTGGGCTACGAGGTGATCAACCTGGGCCCGTGCGTGCCGGACCGGGTCCTCGTGGACGTCTGCCGGGAGGTCGGGCCCGACCTGGTGGCGATCAGCAGCGTCAACGGCCACGGCCACCAGGACGGACAGCGCGTCATCGGCGCCCTGCGCGCCTGCGCGGAACTCGCCGCGACCCCGGTGGTCATCGGCGGCAAGCTGGGCGTCGCCGGGCAGCAGAGCGACGCGGCGATCGACGAACTGCTCACCGCCGGGTTCGACGCCGTCTTCGACGACGCGTCGACCGCCACACGGGCATTCAGCCGGTTCGTCGGCGCACTGCCCACGGGCAGGCGCTCCCCGCAGCGCACCGAGGTCGTGGCGTGA
- a CDS encoding TIM barrel protein, producing MTLLTRTDLAFSYLQLTGSAWQEPVRYTLEERLAALAENGCASMGMNVEELETFLSGNSADKLRGLLSEYGVGLQELEVLFGWNAGPEDGGPGPEAEAHFFDLAVAAGIPAVKSCAVYPPGTEMPPLEVLTERFGAMCDRAAARGLNVSLEAMAVLPGFTYQVASDIIVAADRPNAGLLIDMWHLFRDPTGIGAIEQLTGAQIAGVEFADGPSAPSPDLMDEALGGRLLPGEGDFDITALLHTLDAKGVDLAPSVEVLSTDLRALPLSENIARTAAAVRACLDKARG from the coding sequence ATGACCCTTCTGACCAGGACGGACCTGGCATTCTCCTACCTGCAGCTGACCGGATCGGCGTGGCAGGAGCCGGTGCGGTACACGCTGGAGGAGCGGCTGGCGGCGCTGGCCGAGAACGGCTGCGCCTCCATGGGCATGAACGTCGAGGAGCTGGAGACGTTCCTGTCCGGCAACTCCGCGGACAAGCTGCGCGGCCTGCTGTCCGAGTACGGGGTGGGGCTGCAGGAACTGGAGGTCCTCTTCGGCTGGAACGCCGGACCGGAGGACGGCGGCCCCGGCCCGGAGGCGGAAGCCCACTTCTTCGATCTGGCCGTGGCGGCCGGTATCCCCGCGGTCAAGTCCTGTGCCGTCTACCCGCCCGGGACCGAGATGCCTCCCCTGGAGGTCCTCACCGAGCGCTTCGGCGCGATGTGCGACCGCGCCGCCGCGCGTGGCCTGAACGTCTCCCTCGAAGCCATGGCCGTGCTGCCCGGATTCACCTACCAGGTGGCCTCCGACATCATCGTCGCCGCCGACCGTCCCAACGCGGGTCTGCTCATCGACATGTGGCACCTCTTCCGCGACCCGACGGGCATCGGCGCGATCGAGCAGCTCACCGGCGCCCAGATCGCCGGCGTGGAGTTCGCGGACGGCCCCAGCGCCCCGTCCCCCGACCTCATGGACGAAGCGCTCGGTGGCCGCCTCCTGCCGGGCGAGGGCGACTTCGACATCACCGCACTGCTGCACACGCTGGACGCCAAGGGCGTCGACCTGGCCCCCTCGGTGGAGGTCCTCTCCACCGACCTGCGTGCCCTGCCGCTCAGCGAGAACATCGCCCGTACCGCCGCCGCCGTCCGCGCCTGCCTCGACAAGGCCCGCGGCTGA
- a CDS encoding acyl-CoA carboxylase epsilon subunit — MTASPDAPTTPSAGPDRTEPALRFLGGAPSAEEIAAVTAALLSLRRVPAREPGGPGSAPRWRAPLPYRPPGSWAAR, encoded by the coding sequence ATGACCGCTTCCCCCGACGCCCCGACGACCCCGTCCGCGGGTCCGGACCGCACCGAGCCGGCCCTGCGCTTCCTGGGCGGTGCGCCGTCCGCCGAGGAGATCGCCGCGGTGACCGCCGCGCTGCTGAGCCTTCGCCGCGTTCCGGCGCGCGAGCCGGGCGGGCCGGGTTCCGCGCCCCGGTGGAGAGCGCCGCTCCCCTACCGGCCGCCCGGAAGCTGGGCGGCGCGGTGA
- a CDS encoding acyl-CoA carboxylase subunit beta — MTVMREAPSDNESDRSAALRPDLRSLVAQTEELKTAARQGTGPRSTEQQHARGKLTAPERLELLFDPGTFHEVEPLRRHRSTGFGLEHRRPGGDGVITGWGQVNGRTVFAYAHDFRVFGGSLGEAHAQKIHKVMDLAIAAGAPLVGLSDGAGARIQEGVTALAGYGGIFRRNVRASGVIPQISVILGPCAGGATYSPALTDFVFMVRDISQMYITGPDVVQAVTNERVTHEQLGGAQVHASVSGAAGFVYDDEAECLEEVKHLLSLLPSNNRELPPEAPSGDPADRRCESLLSLVPHHANQSYDMREVIQEIVDDEDFFEVHAQWATNVICALARLDGHTVGIVANQPAAQAGVLDIHASEKAARFVQTCDAFSIPLVTLVDVPGFLPGTDQEHQGIIRHGAKLLYAYCDATVPRIQVILRKAYGGAYIVMDSRSIGADLSFAWPTNEIAVMGAEGAANVVFRREIAAAPDPEEARQQRIKEYQQELMHPYYAAERGLVDDVIDPAETRAVLVRSLAMLRTKDAPVPARKHGNPPT, encoded by the coding sequence ATGACAGTGATGCGGGAAGCCCCGTCGGACAACGAGAGCGACCGTTCCGCGGCGCTCCGGCCGGATCTGCGCTCGCTGGTGGCTCAGACGGAGGAGCTGAAGACCGCGGCACGCCAGGGAACGGGGCCGCGCTCCACCGAACAGCAGCACGCCCGCGGCAAGCTGACAGCACCCGAACGGCTGGAACTCCTGTTCGACCCCGGCACCTTCCACGAGGTGGAGCCGCTGCGGCGGCACCGGTCCACGGGGTTCGGCCTGGAGCACCGGCGGCCGGGCGGGGACGGGGTGATCACCGGGTGGGGCCAGGTGAACGGCCGCACGGTGTTCGCGTACGCCCATGACTTCCGCGTCTTCGGCGGTTCCCTGGGCGAAGCGCACGCGCAGAAGATCCACAAGGTGATGGACCTGGCGATCGCGGCCGGAGCACCGCTGGTGGGGCTGAGCGACGGCGCGGGGGCGCGGATCCAGGAGGGGGTGACGGCACTCGCCGGGTACGGCGGGATCTTCCGCCGCAATGTGCGGGCGTCCGGGGTGATCCCCCAGATCAGCGTGATCCTCGGACCGTGCGCGGGCGGCGCCACCTACTCGCCGGCGCTCACCGACTTCGTGTTCATGGTGCGCGACATCTCACAGATGTACATCACCGGGCCCGACGTCGTGCAGGCCGTCACCAACGAGCGGGTGACGCATGAGCAACTCGGCGGGGCGCAGGTGCACGCGTCGGTCTCCGGCGCGGCCGGCTTCGTGTACGACGACGAGGCCGAGTGCCTGGAGGAGGTCAAGCACCTGCTGTCGCTGCTGCCCTCCAACAACCGCGAACTGCCGCCCGAGGCACCGAGCGGCGATCCCGCCGACCGGCGGTGCGAGAGCCTCCTGAGCCTGGTGCCGCACCACGCCAACCAGTCGTACGACATGCGCGAGGTGATCCAGGAGATCGTCGACGACGAGGACTTCTTCGAGGTCCACGCGCAGTGGGCCACCAACGTCATCTGCGCGCTGGCCCGGCTGGACGGTCACACGGTCGGCATCGTGGCGAACCAGCCCGCCGCGCAGGCCGGGGTGCTCGACATCCACGCGTCGGAGAAGGCCGCGCGGTTCGTGCAGACCTGCGACGCGTTCAGCATCCCGCTGGTCACCCTGGTCGACGTGCCGGGTTTCCTGCCGGGCACCGACCAGGAGCACCAGGGCATCATCCGGCACGGCGCCAAACTGCTCTACGCGTACTGCGACGCGACCGTTCCCCGAATCCAGGTCATCCTGCGCAAGGCGTACGGCGGCGCGTACATCGTGATGGACTCGCGCTCCATCGGGGCGGACCTGTCCTTCGCCTGGCCGACCAACGAGATCGCCGTGATGGGCGCGGAGGGCGCGGCGAACGTCGTCTTCCGGCGGGAGATCGCCGCCGCGCCCGATCCGGAGGAGGCGCGGCAGCAGCGGATCAAGGAGTACCAGCAGGAGTTGATGCATCCGTACTACGCGGCCGAGCGCGGCCTGGTCGACGACGTGATCGACCCGGCCGAGACGCGTGCGGTGCTGGTGCGTTCGCTGGCGATGCTGCGGACCAAGGACGCCCCGGTCCCGGCGCGCAAGCACGGCAATCCCCCGACCTGA
- a CDS encoding alpha/beta fold hydrolase, with protein MTDEFRETGAWIRRFHPAPHARGRLVCFPHAGGSATYYFPVAHALSPATDVLAIQYPGRQDRRTEPCVEDIEELAGLIVEELRPWGDVPLTFFGHSMGATVAFEVARRLEAEGTPPLALFVSGRRAPSRVREETVHLADDDRLIDDITRLSGTDSAVLSDPEILRMILPAIRSDYKAAETYRFRPGPPLGSEVVALVGDHDPQVTVEEAGSWREHTTGPFELKVYPGGHFFLDAHMPAILDLIRGRLDVAALGT; from the coding sequence ATGACGGACGAATTCCGGGAGACCGGAGCCTGGATCCGGCGCTTCCACCCGGCGCCGCACGCCCGCGGCCGCCTGGTCTGCTTCCCCCACGCGGGCGGTTCGGCCACCTACTACTTCCCGGTGGCGCACGCGCTGTCCCCGGCGACGGACGTCCTCGCCATCCAGTACCCCGGCCGCCAGGACCGCAGGACCGAACCCTGTGTCGAGGACATCGAGGAGCTGGCCGGTCTCATCGTCGAGGAGCTGCGGCCCTGGGGGGACGTTCCGCTGACCTTCTTCGGCCACAGCATGGGGGCCACGGTGGCCTTCGAGGTCGCCCGCAGGCTGGAGGCGGAGGGGACACCGCCGCTCGCGCTCTTCGTCTCGGGGCGCCGAGCGCCCTCACGGGTGCGCGAGGAGACCGTGCACCTGGCGGACGACGACCGCCTCATCGACGACATCACCCGGCTCAGCGGGACGGATTCGGCGGTGCTGAGTGATCCCGAGATCCTGCGCATGATCCTTCCCGCGATCCGCAGCGACTACAAGGCCGCGGAGACCTACCGCTTCCGGCCCGGCCCGCCGCTCGGCTCGGAGGTGGTGGCGCTCGTCGGTGACCACGATCCGCAGGTGACCGTCGAGGAGGCCGGCTCCTGGCGCGAGCACACCACGGGGCCGTTCGAGCTGAAGGTGTACCCCGGCGGCCACTTCTTCCTCGACGCGCACATGCCGGCGATCCTCGACCTGATCCGCGGACGCCTGGACGTGGCCGCCCTGGGCACCTGA
- a CDS encoding ferredoxin: MRVIVDKERCVAAGSCVITSPAVFDQNDEDGKVVLLIETPEEKLRDEVLESVMVCPVAALSVVD, from the coding sequence ATGCGTGTGATCGTCGACAAAGAGCGTTGTGTCGCCGCCGGTTCCTGTGTGATCACCTCTCCCGCCGTGTTCGACCAGAACGACGAGGACGGCAAGGTGGTACTGCTGATCGAGACGCCGGAAGAGAAGCTGCGCGACGAAGTCCTGGAGTCCGTCATGGTCTGCCCGGTCGCGGCGCTGAGCGTCGTCGACTAG
- a CDS encoding ACP S-malonyltransferase, which yields MLINPVARRLVAEADDVLGYSLVDRYRQTEGDYSEYAQVAFLVNCLALATWASDRFDPEPTLCVGPSFGGKTAAAHTGVLGFADAVRLTAGWARLLESWFADHHHDVVTHSFTRVPRPELDRVLAELDERGEWYEISCHVDEDFYMLSLRATVLEWLGKRLRSVGGLPLYTMRPPMHASVFGPLRERAEQELFAPLTFHDPRTPVLADQDGALLTTGDQVRTMLLEGFVRPVRWPAVVDALRRHGVGKLYVAGSDSLFGRVPVTTRNFEVVAVDPRTALRPVRRSLAA from the coding sequence ATGCTGATCAATCCGGTGGCGCGCCGGCTGGTCGCCGAGGCCGACGACGTGCTCGGCTACTCGCTCGTCGACCGCTACCGGCAGACCGAGGGCGACTACAGCGAGTACGCGCAGGTCGCATTCCTGGTCAACTGCCTGGCCCTCGCCACCTGGGCGAGCGACCGGTTCGACCCGGAACCCACTCTCTGCGTCGGCCCCAGCTTCGGCGGGAAGACCGCGGCGGCCCACACCGGCGTCCTCGGCTTCGCCGACGCGGTGCGCCTGACCGCCGGCTGGGCCAGACTCCTGGAGTCCTGGTTCGCCGACCACCACCACGACGTCGTCACCCACTCCTTCACCCGTGTCCCGCGCCCCGAACTGGACCGGGTGCTCGCCGAACTCGACGAGCGCGGTGAGTGGTACGAGATCTCCTGCCACGTCGATGAGGACTTCTACATGCTGTCGCTGCGGGCGACCGTGCTGGAGTGGCTCGGCAAGCGGCTGCGGTCCGTCGGGGGCCTGCCGTTGTACACGATGCGCCCGCCCATGCACGCGAGCGTCTTCGGCCCGCTGCGCGAGCGGGCCGAGCAGGAACTGTTCGCCCCGCTCACCTTCCACGACCCCCGGACTCCGGTCCTCGCCGACCAGGACGGCGCCCTGCTGACCACCGGCGACCAGGTCCGCACCATGTTGCTGGAGGGCTTCGTCCGCCCGGTGCGCTGGCCCGCCGTCGTCGACGCCCTGCGCCGCCACGGCGTCGGCAAGCTGTACGTCGCCGGCTCGGACAGCCTCTTCGGCCGGGTTCCCGTCACCACCAGGAACTTCGAGGTGGTCGCCGTGGACCCGAGGACGGCGCTGCGGCCCGTCCGCCGGAGCCTGGCCGCCTGA